CAATCGCGTGCGCTTGACCGCCGACGGGCGGTTACGCCTATGTCTGTTTGGCGACCACGCGCTCGATTTGAGAACGCCGCTCCGTGCAGGTGCGACAACGGCGCAAATCGCCGATCTCTTGCGCTCGGCGATGCTGATCAAGCCCGAACGCCACCACCTTCGGCTTGGCGAGAGCAGCTCGCGAATGCGGGCGTTCTCGGAGATCGGCGGCTAGCGGCCTCCAAAGGCCCGCGAACCGAAATGTCACAAGCCGACCGAGCGAGCCGTTGAAAAAAGACGTGGAGGCCTGCGGTCAAGTCGATCCTAATGCAATAGCGCAGGCGCGCTGCGAGTCGCTCGTGCTGGAATATCAGACGAAACTCGCCCGTTATCTTCGCCGCATGGTGGGGGAGGCGGAGGCCGCTTTAGATCTTACGCAAGAAGTTTTTCTCTCTGCCTACCGTATGCTTTCGGCCGATCCGTCGCGCGAGCTCAATGCCGGTTGGCTCTATCGCGCGGCCACCAATGCCGGCATTTCCTTTCTGCGGCGCAAGAAAATCTTGCGGATTCTGCCGCTCGATCGTGAGATCGACGCAAGCACCTGGCGCGTGGACGAGCGCAGCGCGGCCTCGCTCGACCTTCAGGCGGCGCTCGGGCGTTTGCCGTCGGAGCAATCCTCAGCGCTGCTGTTGACGAGTTACGCCGGTTACTCGTCGGCGGAAGCAGCCGCGATCTTGGGGACTACGGCGGACGCCGTGCGCCAACGCGTTTGCCGGGCGATGCGCGTGCTGCGAAGCGTGATGAAGGAGAACGTGGAATGATGACGGGCCGCTCTGATTGCGCGAAGCTCGAGACGCTCGCGGGCGCGATCGCGCTCGGCGAAGCAAGCGACAGCGAGCGCGACGCGTATCGAAAGCACGTCGCGCGATGCCCTCGCTGTCTGAGCGATTTCGGGGGCGAACGCGAAATCGAGCGCATCATGAATTCCGTGGCGCTTTCACGCGACCAAGAACGTTGGGAACCCGATTTGCGCGCCAATATCCTGCGCCCGCGCACGCCCAGCGTGGGCTGGCTCTGGGCGGGAGCAGTAACCGCCACCGTGCTGGCGATCGTCGCGGCCACGACGACTCCGCCGTCGCCTCCGCTTGCAACGACTCCCGCAATTTCCGCGCGAGAAGTGCGGGCGCTCGCGGGGCTGGGCACGCAAGGTGTGGTGCCCCGAGAAGGCCGTGCCGAATCGCTTTCCGTCGGCG
This Candidatus Eremiobacterota bacterium DNA region includes the following protein-coding sequences:
- a CDS encoding RNA polymerase sigma factor, translated to MKKDVEACGQVDPNAIAQARCESLVLEYQTKLARYLRRMVGEAEAALDLTQEVFLSAYRMLSADPSRELNAGWLYRAATNAGISFLRRKKILRILPLDREIDASTWRVDERSAASLDLQAALGRLPSEQSSALLLTSYAGYSSAEAAAILGTTADAVRQRVCRAMRVLRSVMKENVE